One Vallitalea pronyensis genomic region harbors:
- a CDS encoding DUF1295 domain-containing protein produces the protein MIYLQAFIILLAYFLIFFIIGQIIKNNSIVDIGWGLGFVILAGFMYALGGTYTFRSTIITVLVALWGLRLTYHLARRNIGKPEDYRYVNMRKRWGTRYAYIKAFFNVYFLQMALMYIIGLPIIMINQSQNSTTTALDYIGLAVWVMGYAFEVVGDYQLKQFKKNPANKGKIMNKGLWQYTRHPNYFGEAVMWWGIFIIGLSIEQPLIMIISPITITFFLRFVSGVPLLEKKYAGRPDFIAYTQQTNIFIPWFPKKTKTSI, from the coding sequence ATGATTTATTTACAAGCATTTATCATTTTACTGGCCTATTTCTTAATCTTTTTTATCATTGGCCAGATCATCAAGAATAATTCTATCGTAGACATTGGATGGGGCTTGGGTTTTGTGATTTTAGCTGGGTTTATGTATGCATTAGGAGGGACATATACCTTTAGAAGCACCATTATAACGGTTTTAGTTGCATTATGGGGACTTCGACTCACTTATCATCTAGCACGTCGAAACATTGGGAAACCGGAAGATTATCGATACGTTAATATGCGAAAAAGATGGGGAACCAGATATGCCTATATAAAAGCTTTCTTCAACGTGTATTTTCTTCAAATGGCACTTATGTACATTATTGGTTTACCCATTATCATGATTAATCAATCTCAGAATTCCACAACCACAGCTCTTGATTACATAGGTTTAGCTGTATGGGTTATGGGTTATGCTTTTGAAGTGGTAGGCGATTATCAGTTGAAACAATTCAAGAAGAACCCTGCTAACAAAGGGAAAATCATGAACAAAGGACTATGGCAATACACAAGACATCCTAATTACTTTGGAGAGGCTGTCATGTGGTGGGGCATCTTCATCATAGGGCTATCCATTGAACAACCCCTCATCATGATTATCAGTCCAATCACCATTACCTTTTTCCTTCGTTTTGTATCCGGTGTACCATTACTTGAAAAAAAATATGCCGGTCGACCTGACTTCATTGCCTATACACAACAGACAAATATTTTTATACCTTGGTTTCCCAAAAAAACCAAAACATCCATTTAG
- a CDS encoding Ig-like domain-containing protein translates to MSTKIKVHNYSMVMKQGSRMDGRILIKNISRDQIQCSFDKEPEHGKAELTTNGYWSYVPTKDFVGQEQFRIKVMITDVGEKYSTITIDVEEQELSTKISKFLQFEERLMIENYEDEIVEISHIAIITTIKKQEQINNHFNHTSKLKLEGSIKYVIYCEVGLVPAEKRSFWMDESIHEGDFIAEKQVQVEKEIPFETEMELGDYVVDDDVEILSEIKYQSFRLINYDEVHHYCAVELYIDK, encoded by the coding sequence TTGAGTACTAAAATTAAGGTTCATAATTATAGTATGGTTATGAAACAGGGTTCGAGAATGGATGGACGTATTCTCATTAAAAATATATCAAGAGATCAGATTCAGTGTTCATTTGATAAAGAACCAGAACATGGTAAAGCGGAATTAACCACCAATGGTTATTGGTCTTATGTGCCTACTAAAGATTTTGTTGGGCAGGAACAGTTTCGTATAAAAGTAATGATTACAGATGTTGGTGAAAAATACTCCACCATTACCATAGATGTAGAGGAACAGGAACTCAGCACCAAGATATCCAAGTTTCTACAGTTTGAAGAGAGACTTATGATTGAAAATTATGAAGATGAAATTGTTGAAATAAGTCATATTGCCATCATAACAACCATTAAAAAGCAGGAACAGATTAACAATCATTTTAACCATACATCCAAGTTGAAATTAGAAGGTTCAATAAAATATGTGATTTATTGTGAAGTAGGGCTTGTTCCAGCTGAGAAAAGGTCTTTTTGGATGGATGAAAGTATACATGAAGGTGACTTTATAGCAGAAAAACAAGTACAAGTGGAGAAGGAGATTCCATTTGAAACAGAGATGGAATTAGGCGATTACGTTGTAGATGATGATGTAGAGATTCTAAGCGAAATAAAATATCAAAGCTTCCGTTTGATTAATTATGATGAAGTGCATCATTATTGTGCCGTTGAACTCTATATCGATAAATAA
- a CDS encoding DAK2 domain-containing protein: MLNMMNSKKMYNAYLSGAKEVMLHKSLLNRINVFPVADGDTGSNLFSTMHSIIKDSQVDTSVKVTLESIADAALSGARGNSGIIFAQYLNGLSSEMEHNSTLTIHNFTVANQNAVQYAYDAISNPTEGTMITVIKAWADALHEWHKKTNDFIELLTHSFKELETSLKNTPNQLKVLKKASVVDSGAKGFVYFIKGFLEFLKNGHEHVELDDLEDNLDDIAFAEPHHHDTEILYRYCTEAMIEGQSLDHNTIKYQLSHLGDSLIIAGNKRKTRIHIHTDEPYKVFDILGKISRITFQKVDDMKIEKDVVQNRKSDIALVTDSIADLPQSFIDEHQIHVINLNILMENTNYFDKLTIKNEKILDYVHHHRELPTSSQPNYKTIEHLFSFLLTYYQSVIVVTVSKELSGTYNIIHQVAKTFEKTNKKISVVNSKQNSGAQGLLVRACAEAIRSQKSHDDIVKDLENNIEKSKILVSVKTLDNMIKSGRLSVKQGKLANFFNLKPIVTLDDQGKGTIGSIAFSEKGCLKKLIKHIKQVDIQAYAIVHANDLTRAQAYAKKFEEIIGKEALYIEEISSITAMNAGQGAIAISYIAK; encoded by the coding sequence ATGTTAAATATGATGAACAGTAAGAAAATGTACAACGCTTATTTATCCGGTGCAAAAGAAGTTATGTTACATAAATCACTTTTAAATAGAATAAATGTTTTCCCTGTTGCTGATGGGGATACAGGCAGCAACTTATTTTCAACCATGCATTCCATTATTAAAGACTCTCAAGTGGATACTTCCGTTAAAGTCACATTAGAATCCATTGCGGACGCCGCTTTAAGTGGGGCTAGAGGTAACTCCGGTATTATTTTTGCTCAATACTTAAACGGTCTAAGCAGTGAAATGGAACACAATTCAACATTAACCATACACAATTTCACCGTGGCTAATCAAAACGCTGTTCAATATGCCTATGATGCCATATCTAATCCCACAGAAGGTACCATGATTACGGTCATCAAAGCATGGGCAGATGCCCTCCATGAATGGCATAAAAAAACCAATGACTTCATTGAACTCCTTACGCATTCTTTTAAAGAACTGGAAACGTCACTCAAAAACACACCTAATCAGTTAAAGGTCTTAAAAAAAGCATCTGTCGTTGATTCTGGTGCAAAAGGTTTTGTTTACTTTATAAAAGGTTTCTTGGAATTTTTAAAAAATGGTCATGAACATGTAGAATTAGATGATTTGGAAGATAACCTTGATGATATTGCCTTTGCAGAACCTCATCATCATGATACCGAAATCCTCTACCGTTATTGTACCGAAGCCATGATAGAAGGTCAATCCTTAGACCACAATACCATCAAATACCAGCTTTCTCATTTAGGTGATTCGTTAATCATTGCTGGTAACAAACGGAAGACAAGAATACATATACATACCGATGAACCTTATAAAGTATTTGATATACTTGGTAAGATATCAAGGATTACGTTTCAAAAAGTAGACGATATGAAAATAGAAAAAGATGTGGTACAAAATAGAAAAAGTGATATCGCATTGGTTACCGATTCCATCGCTGATTTACCTCAGTCCTTTATTGATGAACATCAGATTCATGTCATTAATCTTAATATACTGATGGAGAATACCAATTATTTTGATAAGCTCACCATTAAAAATGAAAAAATATTGGATTATGTGCATCATCATCGCGAACTGCCGACCTCTTCACAACCGAACTATAAAACCATTGAACATTTGTTTTCCTTTTTGCTTACTTATTATCAATCAGTTATTGTTGTTACCGTATCCAAAGAATTAAGCGGTACGTATAACATCATTCACCAAGTCGCTAAAACCTTTGAAAAAACAAATAAGAAAATATCCGTTGTGAATTCTAAGCAAAATTCAGGTGCACAAGGCTTATTGGTTAGAGCATGTGCTGAAGCTATTCGTTCTCAAAAAAGTCATGATGACATTGTGAAAGACTTAGAAAACAACATTGAAAAAAGTAAAATACTCGTAAGTGTTAAAACACTGGATAATATGATTAAATCTGGACGTTTGAGTGTAAAACAAGGTAAGTTGGCTAATTTCTTCAACTTGAAACCCATTGTTACCCTTGACGACCAAGGCAAAGGAACCATTGGCAGTATCGCTTTTAGTGAAAAAGGCTGTTTAAAAAAGCTCATTAAACACATTAAGCAAGTAGACATTCAAGCATACGCCATCGTTCATGCCAACGACTTAACCAGAGCTCAAGCGTATGCTAAGAAATTTGAAGAGATTATAGGCAAAGAAGCACTCTACATTGAAGAAATATCTTCTATTACTGCTATGAATGCAGGGCAAGGTGCTATTGCCATTTCGTATATAGCAAAATAG
- a CDS encoding tRNA threonylcarbamoyladenosine dehydratase, with translation MLHAFSRTEMLIGTTGLEQLKSSTVAVFGVGGVGTYAIEGLVRSGLGRIVLIDDDDICLTNVNRQVHATRKTVGQAKVAAMKERILAINPKTDVITHQELYTSISAERLLLDDYDYVVDAIDMVSAKLDLIERCKTREIPIISSMGAGNKLNPAMFEVADIYETTVCPLAKVMRKELRSRGIKDLKVVFSKEKPLKPIQLDSNCNTNCICTNKDRTCVERRQIPGSVAFVPSVVGLIIASEVVKDLVGISNV, from the coding sequence ATGCTACATGCATTTTCACGTACAGAAATGTTAATTGGTACAACAGGTTTAGAGCAGTTAAAAAGTAGTACGGTAGCTGTATTTGGTGTTGGTGGTGTAGGCACATATGCCATAGAAGGCTTAGTACGCAGTGGGTTAGGTCGAATTGTATTAATTGATGACGATGATATTTGTCTAACCAATGTGAACCGTCAGGTCCATGCCACAAGAAAAACAGTAGGGCAGGCAAAAGTAGCAGCCATGAAAGAAAGAATCCTTGCTATTAATCCCAAAACAGACGTGATTACCCATCAAGAACTCTATACGTCTATTAGTGCAGAACGTTTACTATTAGATGATTATGATTATGTGGTAGATGCCATTGATATGGTTTCAGCTAAGCTTGATCTCATAGAGCGTTGTAAAACCAGAGAGATACCCATTATTAGCAGTATGGGGGCTGGTAATAAGTTAAACCCTGCCATGTTTGAAGTAGCAGATATCTATGAGACAACGGTGTGTCCATTAGCTAAAGTTATGCGTAAAGAATTACGAAGCAGAGGCATCAAGGATTTAAAAGTTGTTTTTTCTAAGGAAAAACCTTTGAAACCTATTCAACTGGACAGCAATTGCAATACCAATTGCATCTGTACCAATAAAGACCGTACATGTGTAGAGCGAAGGCAGATTCCAGGCAGTGTAGCTTTTGTACCATCTGTGGTCGGTTTAATTATAGCATCGGAAGTGGTAAAAGATCTTGTAGGCATATCGAACGTTTAA
- the hydE gene encoding [FeFe] hydrogenase H-cluster radical SAM maturase HydE, translating into MNKEGIKALIDELDTHHILSGENLLSLLENLDEENKQYLHTKANRNRLQHYDDRVYMRGLIEFTNYCKRDCIYCGIRKSNKEADRYRLSKDEILHCCDVGYQLGYRTYVLQGGEDPYYTDDRVVDIVRSIKEKYKDVAVTLSIGEKSYATYKKYYDAGADRYLLRHETHSRTLYERLHPHMSYDNRIRCLEDLKAIGFQVGAGFMVGLPSQTNGDYVKDLLFLKQLEPHMVGIGPFIPQSDTPLAHEKGGTVEKTCILLSLVRLLLPEVLLPATTALGSLHSKGREMGLKSGANVVMPNLSPTNVREKYALYDGKICTGDEAAHCRKCIENRIEKSGYHVDMSRGDHVTRAM; encoded by the coding sequence GTGAATAAAGAAGGCATAAAAGCATTAATCGATGAACTGGATACCCATCATATATTATCAGGAGAAAATCTCTTAAGTCTGCTGGAGAATTTAGATGAAGAGAATAAGCAGTATTTACATACCAAAGCAAATCGTAACCGATTACAACACTATGATGACCGTGTCTACATGCGAGGACTTATAGAATTTACCAATTATTGTAAGCGTGATTGTATCTACTGTGGTATAAGAAAAAGTAACAAGGAAGCTGACCGGTATCGTCTGTCCAAAGATGAGATTCTTCATTGTTGTGATGTTGGGTATCAATTAGGCTATCGGACGTATGTATTACAAGGTGGTGAAGACCCCTATTATACCGATGATCGAGTAGTTGATATTGTCCGTTCTATTAAGGAAAAGTATAAAGATGTTGCAGTGACACTATCCATTGGTGAAAAAAGCTACGCAACCTATAAAAAATATTATGATGCAGGTGCTGACCGTTATCTATTACGCCACGAAACCCATTCAAGAACACTGTATGAGCGTTTACACCCTCATATGAGCTATGATAATCGTATACGATGTCTAGAGGATTTAAAAGCCATTGGTTTCCAAGTGGGAGCAGGTTTTATGGTGGGTTTACCCAGTCAGACCAACGGAGATTATGTAAAGGACTTGCTTTTTCTAAAGCAGTTAGAGCCCCATATGGTAGGTATTGGTCCTTTTATACCTCAGTCGGATACACCTCTTGCCCATGAAAAAGGCGGAACCGTTGAAAAGACGTGTATTTTATTATCCCTTGTCCGTTTGTTGCTACCCGAAGTTTTATTACCTGCAACAACTGCTTTAGGTTCCTTACATAGTAAGGGACGTGAGATGGGATTAAAATCAGGTGCTAACGTGGTGATGCCTAATCTATCGCCTACAAATGTACGAGAAAAATATGCCTTATATGATGGTAAAATCTGTACAGGCGATGAAGCGGCTCATTGTCGCAAGTGTATTGAAAATCGCATAGAAAAGTCAGGCTATCATGTGGATATGAGTCGTGGGGATCATGTAACGCGAGCCATGTAG
- a CDS encoding aromatic ring-hydroxylating dioxygenase subunit alpha, whose protein sequence is MIRNQWYVIASSDEIKEKPIGMKRFNEKLVLWRDKAGKVVCLFDKCCHRGVALSKGSIVHDHLQCPFHGLAFDAEGKCVLVPANGKEASVPKHYFVNKYTTHEAHGFIWIFWGDTDKIQSEPSFFNNLYGMHYATKKDPWKAHYSRVIENQLDCAHVPFIHKKTIGRGNKTMVDGPKVVWKKDDQFYMYVYNKLDDGSQPKKPNELKEKPEGSQRLEFIFPNLWQNYITSKMRIVGAFVPIDDEHTILYLRFYQNFINIPLIRPLVHWLFMKFNIKVAHEDRRVVETQRPIISRLNIGEKLFQADLPIIEYRKLREQLLKEADKSAEVS, encoded by the coding sequence ATGATTCGTAATCAATGGTATGTCATCGCTTCATCTGACGAAATCAAGGAAAAACCAATCGGGATGAAAAGGTTCAATGAAAAACTTGTATTATGGCGCGATAAAGCAGGTAAGGTCGTGTGTTTATTTGATAAATGCTGTCATCGAGGGGTTGCACTAAGTAAAGGCAGTATTGTCCATGATCATCTTCAATGTCCATTTCATGGCTTGGCATTTGATGCAGAAGGAAAATGTGTGCTTGTGCCAGCCAATGGTAAGGAGGCAAGTGTTCCAAAGCATTATTTTGTGAATAAGTATACCACTCATGAAGCTCATGGCTTTATATGGATTTTCTGGGGTGATACAGACAAGATTCAATCGGAACCTTCCTTTTTCAATAATCTTTACGGTATGCATTATGCCACCAAGAAGGACCCTTGGAAAGCACATTACTCTCGTGTCATTGAGAATCAATTAGACTGTGCTCATGTCCCCTTCATCCATAAAAAGACCATAGGACGAGGTAATAAAACCATGGTGGATGGACCTAAGGTTGTCTGGAAAAAGGATGATCAATTTTATATGTATGTGTATAATAAACTGGATGATGGGTCACAACCTAAAAAGCCTAATGAATTAAAGGAGAAGCCAGAAGGCAGTCAGCGGTTAGAATTCATATTCCCTAATTTATGGCAGAATTACATTACTTCCAAAATGCGGATTGTTGGTGCATTTGTTCCAATCGATGATGAACATACCATACTTTATCTAAGATTTTATCAGAATTTCATTAATATACCCCTTATACGTCCTCTCGTTCATTGGCTATTTATGAAGTTTAATATCAAAGTAGCTCACGAGGACCGGAGAGTTGTTGAAACTCAGCGACCCATCATAAGCAGGTTAAACATAGGGGAAAAATTATTTCAGGCAGATTTACCTATTATTGAGTACAGAAAATTACGGGAACAACTTCTTAAAGAAGCGGATAAGAGTGCCGAAGTGAGTTAA
- a CDS encoding rhodanese-like domain-containing protein produces the protein MLNLFTKKFKSVTVAQAKEMMKNKNTMIVDVREPYEYASGHIKGAKLIPLGSLPDQLQQLDENKDIILVCASGARSGRAASFLGKRGYRVHNLMGGMMGWSRGV, from the coding sequence ATGTTAAACTTATTTACAAAAAAGTTTAAAAGTGTAACAGTGGCACAAGCAAAAGAGATGATGAAAAATAAAAATACCATGATTGTAGATGTAAGAGAACCTTATGAATATGCATCGGGTCATATCAAAGGGGCTAAATTGATACCCTTAGGTAGTTTACCTGATCAATTACAACAACTGGATGAAAACAAAGACATCATTCTTGTGTGTGCCAGTGGGGCAAGAAGTGGTCGAGCAGCATCTTTTCTTGGCAAGAGAGGATACCGTGTTCATAATCTTATGGGCGGCATGATGGGGTGGTCAAGGGGTGTGTGA
- a CDS encoding Ger(x)C family spore germination protein, with the protein MNKRVVVCLLIAVTCLTGCWNYQEIDEIEIVLGLGLDTEYEVNQKPDNQYRLTYEVVGIESKEGQLESKASEDIGDTVFQAIRKIIEKNGKRAYLSHIKVLVISEKLAMKGITEILDYTMRDAEYRPDVNILVSNNADAGQLFLKKPKDTVVSMVLNDALQNQKKIGTFESTTVWNVIEKISKKGFEPAIPLVNMEEVDGEQTHRISGTAVFKGANMVGKLTAKQTLYYLFIDNEIGNQPLSMEYSFGENQRLGHVSLEILKNSTKMTPVVDGDSLLMKIDVKCEVAISELSSTDFDILSEKDRKDLEDAAAEEITEGINQVIEHVQKEYNSDIFGFGDLIKRNRNKVWKKIEDDWDVLFPTLPVDIQVDVKIKRSALSAEPIKIDEF; encoded by the coding sequence ATGAACAAACGTGTAGTAGTGTGTTTACTCATAGCAGTAACTTGCTTGACAGGGTGTTGGAATTACCAAGAAATTGATGAAATAGAGATTGTGTTAGGTTTAGGACTCGATACAGAATATGAAGTGAACCAAAAACCCGATAACCAATATCGTCTTACATATGAAGTTGTTGGCATAGAAAGTAAAGAAGGTCAGCTTGAAAGTAAGGCTTCTGAAGATATTGGTGATACGGTATTCCAAGCTATTCGTAAGATCATAGAGAAAAATGGAAAAAGGGCTTATTTAAGTCATATAAAAGTTCTAGTTATTAGCGAAAAACTAGCCATGAAGGGTATAACAGAAATATTGGATTATACCATGCGTGATGCAGAGTATCGACCAGATGTGAATATCTTGGTAAGTAATAATGCAGATGCAGGACAACTATTCTTAAAAAAACCAAAGGATACGGTTGTGAGCATGGTGTTAAATGACGCTTTACAGAATCAGAAAAAGATAGGTACATTCGAATCCACTACGGTATGGAATGTAATCGAGAAAATATCTAAAAAGGGTTTTGAACCTGCAATACCCTTAGTAAACATGGAAGAGGTGGATGGGGAACAGACCCATAGAATCTCTGGAACAGCAGTGTTTAAAGGTGCCAATATGGTAGGGAAATTAACAGCCAAACAAACCTTATATTACTTATTCATTGATAATGAAATAGGCAATCAACCTTTATCCATGGAATATTCCTTTGGTGAAAATCAAAGACTGGGTCATGTATCCCTGGAAATACTTAAGAATTCAACGAAAATGACACCTGTTGTTGATGGGGATAGCCTTCTTATGAAGATAGATGTAAAGTGTGAGGTGGCTATTAGCGAACTAAGCTCTACAGATTTTGATATTCTAAGCGAAAAAGACCGAAAAGATTTGGAAGATGCTGCTGCCGAAGAGATAACGGAAGGGATTAATCAAGTCATTGAGCATGTACAAAAAGAGTATAATAGCGATATTTTCGGTTTTGGTGACCTGATTAAAAGAAATAGAAATAAGGTATGGAAAAAAATAGAGGACGATTGGGACGTACTGTTCCCTACGTTACCTGTTGACATACAAGTAGATGTTAAGATTAAGCGTTCAGCATTATCAGCAGAACCTATAAAAATAGATGAATTTTAG
- a CDS encoding DUF2177 family protein → MQMIKTYVITFLVFMSIDLVWLGFVAKKLYRSQIGFIMKTHVNWVAAILFYLLYIVGLLVFALNPALEKNSWQHALFLGMFFGLITYATYDLTNLATLKDWPLAITIIDLAWGTTLGGLTTLLSYLIVKRIS, encoded by the coding sequence ATGCAAATGATAAAAACGTATGTTATCACTTTTTTAGTCTTCATGTCCATTGACCTGGTATGGTTGGGCTTTGTGGCTAAAAAGTTATATCGCAGTCAGATAGGATTTATCATGAAAACCCATGTTAATTGGGTAGCGGCTATTTTATTCTATCTACTCTATATTGTAGGTTTATTGGTCTTTGCCCTTAATCCAGCCCTTGAGAAAAATAGCTGGCAGCATGCCTTATTCCTTGGTATGTTTTTTGGGTTAATTACCTATGCTACTTATGATTTAACAAACCTTGCCACCTTAAAAGACTGGCCACTAGCCATTACCATCATCGACTTGGCTTGGGGAACGACTCTGGGTGGTCTAACCACACTACTGAGCTATCTTATCGTAAAAAGAATAAGCTAA
- a CDS encoding DUF4397 domain-containing protein produces MYDKPTSYIRLLHASPKAPPVDIYSDEDNILADELSYGEFTPYLPITPGSHLIEVYLADDANDALISEEVMIPEKYIATFAVIGEAPNVELYEIEDPIEPLRSDESKLRFVNLSPNSTPLDVVAEEGTTLFNTVPYKGVSSYRVLSPKTYTVNLKPSGSDEAILYVPNIRLRPDAFYSLYAIGLVGENEPYIQLLIPLDGNTYIET; encoded by the coding sequence GTGTACGATAAACCAACATCTTACATTAGGCTACTGCATGCGTCTCCAAAAGCACCTCCCGTAGATATCTATTCTGATGAGGATAATATTTTGGCTGATGAATTATCTTATGGAGAATTTACACCTTATCTACCTATAACACCAGGCTCGCATTTGATCGAAGTTTATTTAGCCGATGATGCTAATGATGCACTCATTAGTGAAGAGGTTATGATCCCAGAAAAATATATAGCAACCTTTGCGGTAATTGGCGAAGCACCTAACGTGGAACTCTATGAAATTGAAGACCCTATTGAGCCTTTAAGATCCGACGAAAGTAAATTAAGATTTGTGAATCTCTCACCCAATTCAACACCTTTAGACGTTGTAGCTGAAGAAGGTACAACACTCTTTAACACCGTACCCTACAAAGGTGTATCCAGTTATAGAGTCCTATCACCAAAGACATATACGGTAAATCTTAAACCCTCTGGTTCAGATGAAGCCATCTTGTATGTACCTAATATACGTTTACGTCCTGATGCCTTTTATTCGTTGTATGCCATTGGTTTAGTAGGAGAAAATGAACCTTATATTCAACTGCTTATTCCACTAGATGGCAATACGTATATTGAAACCTAA
- a CDS encoding glycosyl hydrolase family 18 protein, which yields MQIYTVRSGDSINALARRYGVTQNAIVTANQLDAPSNLVVGQTLVIPTEGTVHVIKPGDSLYGLSRQYGVSASAIQLANGITNPLDLQVGMSIIIPDEEKSIVEVAAYVDPLISGDQSARYVEEVGDYLTYVNIFSYHVKEDGSIEPIQNDEPIINAAYQKRVAPLMVLTNFTEGQFSREVATAILSDEAIQDKVLDEAIRIMKQKGYLGLDFDFEYLGAENRIPYVNFLKKAKARLKAEDERYILTVALAPKIRDDQVGVLYEGHDYQAIGEVVDFIFFMTYEWGWSGGPPRAVSPLNEVRKVMDYAMSRVPSDKIMMGMPLYGYDWTLPFVRGGKFAKSIGFVDAVDLARKYNQSIQYDTVAQSPFFRYRDEEGKEHEVWFEDARSLQAKFNLVKELGLRGFFYWVLAREAPQNWLLVDNNFVVNKII from the coding sequence ATGCAGATATATACTGTCAGATCTGGTGATTCAATCAATGCCTTAGCTAGACGTTATGGTGTTACTCAGAATGCTATTGTTACGGCTAATCAATTAGATGCCCCTTCTAATTTAGTGGTTGGTCAAACGCTTGTTATTCCTACCGAAGGTACGGTTCATGTTATAAAACCTGGCGATAGTTTATATGGACTAAGCAGACAATATGGTGTTTCCGCTTCTGCTATACAGTTAGCTAACGGTATTACTAATCCCCTTGACCTTCAAGTAGGCATGAGCATCATCATACCTGATGAAGAAAAGTCTATTGTTGAAGTAGCCGCTTATGTTGATCCACTTATATCAGGTGATCAATCGGCTCGTTATGTAGAGGAAGTTGGAGATTACTTAACGTATGTGAATATTTTTAGTTATCATGTCAAGGAAGATGGTTCCATTGAACCCATTCAAAATGATGAACCCATTATCAATGCAGCCTATCAAAAAAGGGTAGCACCTTTAATGGTACTTACAAATTTTACAGAGGGACAATTCAGTAGAGAAGTTGCAACAGCCATACTTAGTGACGAAGCTATACAGGATAAGGTCTTGGATGAAGCCATTCGTATTATGAAACAAAAAGGTTATTTGGGATTGGATTTTGATTTTGAATATCTAGGCGCTGAAAATCGGATACCCTATGTTAATTTTTTAAAAAAAGCAAAAGCACGTCTGAAAGCAGAAGATGAACGTTATATTTTAACGGTTGCTCTAGCACCAAAGATTAGAGATGATCAGGTGGGCGTTCTCTATGAAGGCCATGATTATCAAGCCATAGGGGAAGTAGTTGACTTTATCTTCTTCATGACTTACGAGTGGGGATGGTCTGGAGGACCACCAAGGGCTGTTTCACCCCTTAATGAAGTCAGAAAAGTCATGGACTATGCCATGTCACGGGTACCGAGTGATAAAATTATGATGGGTATGCCCTTATACGGTTACGATTGGACGTTACCTTTTGTAAGAGGTGGTAAATTTGCAAAATCCATTGGTTTTGTGGACGCTGTTGATTTAGCCCGTAAGTATAATCAAAGCATCCAATACGATACAGTAGCTCAGTCACCATTTTTTAGATACAGGGACGAAGAAGGTAAAGAACATGAAGTATGGTTTGAGGATGCCAGAAGCTTACAAGCTAAGTTTAATTTGGTGAAAGAGTTGGGACTTAGAGGCTTCTTTTATTGGGTACTTGCAAGAGAAGCACCACAAAATTGGTTGTTAGTTGATAATAATTTTGTTGTCAATAAAATTATATAA